A region of the Sideroxydans lithotrophicus ES-1 genome:
TAAGTTGAAGAGCTGGAAGTGATCCTGCTGGAAATCCAACGTCAGAATATTCATCAAACCTTGAAGCTTTCCCCGCAGCCGCACTGATCCTTCACGTTCGGATTGTTGAACTTGAACCCCTCGTTCAACCCCTCGCGCGTGTAATCGAGTTCCATGCCGTCGATATAGGGCAGGCTGTGCTGGTCGACCAGCACGGTCACACCGTTGCTGACGAACTGCAGGTCTTCGCTATCGACCGCATCGGCGAACTCCAGCTTGTAGGCCATGCCGGAACAACCGCTGGTGCGCACGCCGAGACGCAGACCGACGCCCTTGCCGCGTTTGGCCAGGAAATTCTGCACATGTTTCGCCGCATTTTCAGTCAACGAGATGGTCATGCTGAGCTCCAGTCATTTATTGCCGTTACAGGCTGCTGTCTCCAGCGTTGCGCCATTCTTTGCCTTGTAATCCGCCACTGCCGCCTTGATCGCATCTTCCGCCAGGATCGAACAGTGTATCTTCACCGGCGGCAATGCCAGCTCTTCGGCGATGTGGGTGTTCTTGATCGCCAGCGCCTGATCGACTGTCTTGCCTTTGACCCACTCGGTGACGAGCGAGCTGGATGCGATAGCCGACCCGCAACCGTAAGTCTTGAATTTGGCATCTTCGATGAGACCGTCCTTGCCGACCTTGATCTGCAGCTTCATCACATCGCCGCATGCCGGCGCACCGACCATGCCGGTGCCGACATATGCGTCGTCCTTATCCAGGGAACCGACGTTGCGCGGATGTTCGTAGTGATCCAGTACTTTTTCGCTGTAAGCCATTATGTCCTCCTTAATGTGCAGCCCACTGCACAGTATTCATATCTATGCCATCCTTGTACATATCCCATAAGGGGGATAAGTCACGAAGTTTGGCAATCTTTTCCTGCAGCAGTTTCACTGTGTAATCAACCTCTTCCACCGTGGTGAAACGTCCGACCGTGAAACGGATCGAGCTGTGCGCCAATTCATCGTTGCGCCCCAGAGCACGCAGCACGTAGGAAGGCTCCAGGCTGGCCGAGGTACAGGCGGAGCCGCTGGAAACCGCGACATCCTTGACCGCCATGATGAGCGACTCACCCTCGACGAAGTTGAAGCTCACATTCAGATTGTGCGGCACGCGGTGTTCCATATCGCCATTGAGGTAGACCTCTTCCATGCCGGACAACCCCTTCCACAAGCGGTCGCGCAACATGCGGATGCGCTCGTTCTCGCTTGCCATCTCTTCTTTGGCGATGCGGAACGCCTCGCCCATGCCGACGATCTGGTGCGTCGGCAATGTGCCGGAACGGAAACCGCGCTCATGTCCGCCGCCATGCATCTGCGCTTCCAGACGCACACGCGGTTTGCGCCGCACATACAGAGCACCGATGCCTTTCGGGCCGTAGGTCTTGTGCGCCGAGAACGACATCAGGTCGATTTTGAGCTTTTGCAGATCGATACCCACCTTGCCGGTCCCCTGCGCCGCATCGACGTGGAACAGGATGCCGCGCTCGCGGCATATCTCGCCGATGGTGGCAACATCCTGGATCACTCCGATCTCGTTGTTCACCAGCATCACCGACACCAGCGTGGTATCCGGACGCAGCGAAGCCTTGAACTTGTCCAGGTCGAGCAAACCATTCGGCTCGGGATCCAGATAAGTGGCAGCGAATCCCTGCCGTTCCAGTTCGCGCACGGTATCCAGCACGGCCTTGTGCTCGGTCTGCACGGTGACGATATGCTTGCCCTTGTCCGCGTAAAAATGCGCCGCGCCCTTCAGGGCAAGATTGTTCGATTCGGTCGCACCCGAGGTCCACACGATCTCTTTCGGATCGGCATTGACCAAAGCAGCAACCTGCTCGCGCGCACGCTCCACCGCTTCATCCGCCGCCCAGCCGAAAGAATGCGAACGAGAGGCGGGATTACCGAATTTCTCGGTGAGATACGGGATCATCGCCTCGGCCACGCGCGGATCGACCGGTGTGGTTGCGGAATAATCCATATAGATCGGCAAATGCAGCTTCATTACATTCCTCCTGTAACCAATGAGTTGACCCGGCATCTTTGCCGGTCAAGCCAGCTGCCTATAACCAACGACTCGCCCGGCGTGTTTTGCCGGGACAGTCAGAAGGCAGTAGTCAATCAGTTTTATATCAAGCAGGCACTCGTGCAGCAGTGTCGGCCTTCGTCGCCATCGTGATGGGAGCGATCTCGGAAACGCCAGCCTTGCTCTGAATCTGACCGTCGACCAGTTGCTGAAGATTGATCTTGCTCAGATATTCGTGGATCGCCTCATTCAGGCCAAACCACAGATCATGGGTCAGACAAGGTTTGCCGTCTGCACAATTGCCTCGCGTCCCGCATTGCGTTGCGTCCAGCGCCTCATCCACGGCAGTGATGATATCTACCATCGATATCTTGTTCGCAGGGCGCGCCAGACAATAGCCGCCACCCGGACCGCGCACGCTGGCCACCACATTGTTGCGGCGCAACTTGCCGAACAACTGCTCCAGATAAGACAGCGAGATCTTCTGCCGCTCGCTGATTCCTGCCAGCGTCACGGGGCCCTTGCCGCCGCGCATCGCCAGATCCACCATTGCCGTTACTGCAAACCGCCCTTTCGTCGTGAGTCGCATAACATTCCCCTTCTTCAAATTAAACCAGATGCGGCGAACTGCCGCCCGTTACCCATTCGCATTTTGAGGGCGTTATCCCTCTAACTTCTGAGGGCATCATAGAATACCTGATTCTTTTAATCAACTTCTTTTAATCGACTATCTTATTTAGATGGTTCGGATCGAATTTATCGGCGGTGGCACGCTCTTCTTCCACGCGCACGCCCATCTTTTCCAGCTGCTGCAGAATGAAGTCGATGCGCTGATCGACAGTGACGCTATGCCCGATCAAACCGTGCAGGGTCTTGGCGACCGGATCGTTCTGGTCGTTGCCGATGGCATAGGCCTTGAAGCCATGGTCGGCCTTCTTCTCCTCATCCAGGATGCGCGCGGGGATACCGGCAGCCGTCGCGCCCGCGGGCACGTCCTTCACCACCACGGCATTGGAACCGATCTTGGCGCCATCGCCGATATGGATCGGGCCGAGCACCTTGGCGCCGGCGCCGATCACCACGCCGTTGCCCAGTGTCGGATGGCGCTTGCCCTCTTTCCACGAAGTACCGCCCAGCGTCACGCCGTGATACATGGTCACATCGTCGCCGATCTCGGCAGTCTCGCCGATCACCACGCCCATGCCATGGTCGATGAAGAAGCGCCGCCCGATGGTCGCCCCGGGATGTATCTCGATGCCGGTGAACCAGCGCGCGAAGTGCGAGATGAAACGCGCCAGCCATTTCAGGCCGACGTGCCACAGCGTGTTGGACATGCGATGGAAGATGCGCGCATGCAGCCCCGGATAGCAGGTCAGCACCTCGAAAGTATTGCGCGCCGCCGGATCGCGGTCGAATACGCTGGCGATGTCTTCGCGAATATTTTTAAACATCTTTGTGCTCTTCCAGATAGCGTTTTCTCAGACGGGCATTGTACTCGGTTGCCACGGTCAGCATGCCGCGCAGGATATTGATCTCCTCATCCTCCAGCCGGGTACGCGAGTACAGGCGACGCAGACGCTGCATCAACCGCGCCGGATTCTGCGTGGTGAAGAAACCGATCTCGAACAGCGTCTTTTCGAGATGTGCATACAAACCTTCGACACGTTCATGCGTGGCAGGTTCGATCTGCGGGATGGCCGGGGTAAAGCTCTGTGCCGCCACGTTCAGCTCATAGGCCATCACTTGCACCGCCGCCGCGATATTGAGCGAAGAGAAATCGGGGTTCGCCGGAATGTTCACGCCCAGCTGCGCCTTGCCCATCTCTTCGTTGGTCAGGCCGGACATCTCGGTGCCGAACAACAGGGCCACCGGATTGCTGGCAGCATGCTGCAACACTTCCGGCATCGCCTCGCGCGGCGCCTTCACCTCAATGGAGATGTCGCGCAGGCGCGCCGTCATCGCCACGGTGAACACCACGCCTTGCAGCGCCTCGTCGATGGAACTGCACACCACCGCACTCTGCAGGACATCGTCCGCACCGGCAGCCATCGCCGTCGCCTGTGCATCGGGGAAATAACGCGGATTGATCAAGTACAGATGCTGCAACCCCATGGTCTTCATCGCCCGCGCAGCCGCGCCGATGTTGCCAGGATGGGTGGTGTGGCTGAGCACCACACGGACATTCTCTAAAGGATTAGGTTTATTCAAAACGCAATACCAACTAAAATACGGGCTGGTTAAATCAATCGGAACTTCGGGCAACCGTCGCGAGCGGCTTGAGTGCAAGGCGCGTGGAGCGCAGAACACGAGACATATCTGACAGATAGGCGAGTGTTTCGAGCACCGCGCAACGCAGCGAGCGGATGGGTGGCGATGTAACCGCCGGGCACCCACCGGCCTGCCCCTTGCGGGTAAATCAAGTCGCGCAGCAGGTTAACCAAAGTTCCGTGCTCATTAAAAAGGTCGTACATATATGCACCCCATGCTCAACATCGCGGTGAAGGCCGCCATTCGCGCAGGCAAACTGATCTACCGTGCCGCCGACAACCTCGATCACCTCACCGTGACCAAGAAATCCCACGCGGATTACGTCAGCGAAGTCGACCGCGCCGCCGAGCGCATCATCATCGAAGCCTTGAAGGAAGCCTATCCCAGCCACGCGATTCTAGCAGAAGAGAGCGGCGCCCAAGGCGAGTCGGAATACGTGTGGATCATCGATCCGCTCGATGGCACCACCAATTTTCTGCATGGCGTGCCGCAGTATGCAGTCTCCATCGGCCTGCAGCACAACGGCATAATGACCCAGGCCGTGGTGTACGACCCGACCAAGAACGACCTGTTCACCGCCACCCGCGGTCGCGGCGCTTTCCTCAACGACAAACGTCTGCGCGTCAGCAAACGCAAAGAGATGGCGGACGCCCTGATCGGCACCGGTTTCCCGTATAGCAGCTTCGAACACATGGATGCCTATATGGGCATCGTCCGCGATGTCATGCAAAAAAGTTCGGGCATACGACGCCCCGGCGCCGCCTCGCTGGATCTCGCGTGGACAGCCGCCGGCCGTTACGATGGCTTCTTCGAGACTGGACTGAAACCCTGGGACATGGCTGCCGGATGCCTGCTCATCACCGAAGCGGGCGGCATGGTCAGCGACCTGCATGGATCGGACACATACCTCAAGAGCGGCCATATCTGTGCTGGCAACCCCGACATCCATCAGCACCTGCTGCATATCATCTCGCCGTATCTGACACCCGGCCTGAAAGGCTAACGCAGACGAGCTTACGACGGCCCCCATGGATTCAACCATTCTCGTCCTCGCGATCTCGACCATCGCCATCGTGCTGATCTTCGAGTACACCAACGGATTCCATGACGCCGCCAACATCATCGCCACACTCATCGCCTCGCGCGCGATGACGCCGGTGCAGTCCGTGCTGCTGGTGGCCTTCTTCGAATTCCTCGGCCCCCTGCTCGGCGGCACTGCGGTAGCCGACACCATCGGCACATTCGTATCGCTGGGCGATATCGACCGCGTGCTTGCCCTGACCATCGTGCTGTGCGGCTTGATCGGCGCCATCGCGTGGAACCTGCTGACCTGGTGGTTCGGCATCCCCTCTTCTTCGTCACATGCACTCGTCGGCGGTCTGGCAGGCGTGGTCATGGTCGCCGCCGGATCGCACCATGTCGCCTGGGGCTTCAGCGACCTGCTGCACGGCCACCTGAGCGGTGTCGCCAAAGTGATCGCCGCGCTGATCCTGTCGCCCATCATCGGCTTCGGCATCGGTTACCTGTTGCACAAGATCATGCTGCGCCTGTTGCGCGGCGCACATCCTTCCATCAACCGCGACCTGCGCCATCTGCAATACGTGACCTCGGCCGGACTGGCCTTTTCGCACGGCGCCAACGACGGACAAAAGAGCATGGGCATCCTCACGCTCGTGCTGCTGCTGGGCGGCTTCATCCCCACCTTCGCCGTGCCGTTCTGGGTGATCGTCGCCTGCTCCCTGACCATCACGCTGGGCATCCTCTCCGGCGGCTGGCAGATCGTGCGCACACTGGGCTTTTCGATCTACAAGATCCGCCCCCTGCATGCACTGGATTCGCAGATGACCGCCGCCAGCGTGATCTTCAGTTCCTCGCTGTTCGGCGCCCCCGTCTCCACCACCCATGTGGTCGCATCCTCCATCATGGGCATCGGCGCTTCGGAACGCCCGAAGGCCGTGCGCTGGGGCAAGGCGACCGAGATCGCCACCACCTGGGTGATCACCATCCCCGGTGCGGCATTGATGTCGATTAGCTGCTATCTTGTCATCCGAGCATTCGTCTGAGAACAACAAATGACCAAAGCCAATCCAGCCTCCAAATTCCTGCTTGCACGCATCCTCGACCGGGTATTCCCCAAGGTGCCGGATTTCTTCCAGATGCTCACCGAGCAAACGCTCAAGGTCGCGCACACCGTCAACCTGCTGGTCGAATACATGGAACACAACGACCCGACGGTCGCCGAAGCGCTCAAGCAGAACGTGCACGAAGCCGACCTGATCAAGGTGCGCAACCTGCACGAACTCAATGATGCCTTCTCCACCCCGATCGACCGCGAGGATATCTACCGCGCCATCGTCGCGCTCGACGACATCGTGATGTACTGCAAGACCACCGTGCACGAGATGGACGTGCTCGCCGTCACCTCGGACCAGTTCATGCGCGACATCTCGCACTGCATCAAGGAAGGCGTCGATGCGCTGTCCAAAGGCTACGCCAAGCTCGGCACCTCCCCCGCCTCCGCTGCAGCGGACGCTGACGCAGCGCGCAAAGCCGAACGCCATGCCGAAAAAAAATACCGTTTTGCCCTGTCGACCCTGTTCGAGGGCAGCGACTACGTCAACATGTTCAAGCGCCGCGAGATCTACCGCCACCTGACCAATGCCGCCCATCACATGGCGCAATGCGCCAACACACTGCACGACATCGTGGTCAAGATAAGCTGAGTCTCGCCGCATGAACGCCCCGGAAAAATCCAGCCATACACCCATGATGCAGCAGTATCTCCGCATCAAGGCCGAACACAACGACAAACTGCTGTTCTACCGCATGGGCGATTTCTACGAGCTGTTCCATGACGACGCCGTGCGCGCGGCCAAGCTGCTCGACATCACGCTGACGCAGCGCGGCGCCTCCAACGGATCGCCGATCAAGATGGCGGGCGTGCCCTACCACGCCGCCGAGCAATATCTGGCACGGCTGGTGAAGATGGGCGAGTCTGTGGCGATATGCGAGCAGATCGGCGACCCCGCCACCAGCAAAGGCCCGGTCGAACGCAAGGTGGTGCGCATCGTCACCCCCGGCACTGTCACCGACTCAGCCCTGCTGGAAGAGAAGCGCGACAACCTGCTGCTGGCGCTACACCAGCGCAGCGGCAAGCTGGGCCTGGCCTGGCTGAACCTCGCCTCCGGCCAGTTCTTCGTGTGCGAGACCGCCACCGACAACCTCGCCGC
Encoded here:
- the iscA gene encoding iron-sulfur cluster assembly protein IscA, with product MTISLTENAAKHVQNFLAKRGKGVGLRLGVRTSGCSGMAYKLEFADAVDSEDLQFVSNGVTVLVDQHSLPYIDGMELDYTREGLNEGFKFNNPNVKDQCGCGESFKV
- the iscU gene encoding Fe-S cluster assembly scaffold IscU; translation: MAYSEKVLDHYEHPRNVGSLDKDDAYVGTGMVGAPACGDVMKLQIKVGKDGLIEDAKFKTYGCGSAIASSSLVTEWVKGKTVDQALAIKNTHIAEELALPPVKIHCSILAEDAIKAAVADYKAKNGATLETAACNGNK
- a CDS encoding IscS subfamily cysteine desulfurase, giving the protein MKLHLPIYMDYSATTPVDPRVAEAMIPYLTEKFGNPASRSHSFGWAADEAVERAREQVAALVNADPKEIVWTSGATESNNLALKGAAHFYADKGKHIVTVQTEHKAVLDTVRELERQGFAATYLDPEPNGLLDLDKFKASLRPDTTLVSVMLVNNEIGVIQDVATIGEICRERGILFHVDAAQGTGKVGIDLQKLKIDLMSFSAHKTYGPKGIGALYVRRKPRVRLEAQMHGGGHERGFRSGTLPTHQIVGMGEAFRIAKEEMASENERIRMLRDRLWKGLSGMEEVYLNGDMEHRVPHNLNVSFNFVEGESLIMAVKDVAVSSGSACTSASLEPSYVLRALGRNDELAHSSIRFTVGRFTTVEEVDYTVKLLQEKIAKLRDLSPLWDMYKDGIDMNTVQWAAH
- a CDS encoding Fe-S cluster assembly transcription factor — its product is MRLTTKGRFAVTAMVDLAMRGGKGPVTLAGISERQKISLSYLEQLFGKLRRNNVVASVRGPGGGYCLARPANKISMVDIITAVDEALDATQCGTRGNCADGKPCLTHDLWFGLNEAIHEYLSKINLQQLVDGQIQSKAGVSEIAPITMATKADTAARVPA
- the cysE gene encoding serine O-acetyltransferase; translated protein: MFKNIREDIASVFDRDPAARNTFEVLTCYPGLHARIFHRMSNTLWHVGLKWLARFISHFARWFTGIEIHPGATIGRRFFIDHGMGVVIGETAEIGDDVTMYHGVTLGGTSWKEGKRHPTLGNGVVIGAGAKVLGPIHIGDGAKIGSNAVVVKDVPAGATAAGIPARILDEEKKADHGFKAYAIGNDQNDPVAKTLHGLIGHSVTVDQRIDFILQQLEKMGVRVEEERATADKFDPNHLNKIVD
- a CDS encoding RNA methyltransferase; protein product: MNKPNPLENVRVVLSHTTHPGNIGAAARAMKTMGLQHLYLINPRYFPDAQATAMAAGADDVLQSAVVCSSIDEALQGVVFTVAMTARLRDISIEVKAPREAMPEVLQHAASNPVALLFGTEMSGLTNEEMGKAQLGVNIPANPDFSSLNIAAAVQVMAYELNVAAQSFTPAIPQIEPATHERVEGLYAHLEKTLFEIGFFTTQNPARLMQRLRRLYSRTRLEDEEINILRGMLTVATEYNARLRKRYLEEHKDV
- a CDS encoding inositol monophosphatase family protein, giving the protein MHPMLNIAVKAAIRAGKLIYRAADNLDHLTVTKKSHADYVSEVDRAAERIIIEALKEAYPSHAILAEESGAQGESEYVWIIDPLDGTTNFLHGVPQYAVSIGLQHNGIMTQAVVYDPTKNDLFTATRGRGAFLNDKRLRVSKRKEMADALIGTGFPYSSFEHMDAYMGIVRDVMQKSSGIRRPGAASLDLAWTAAGRYDGFFETGLKPWDMAAGCLLITEAGGMVSDLHGSDTYLKSGHICAGNPDIHQHLLHIISPYLTPGLKG
- a CDS encoding inorganic phosphate transporter — translated: MDSTILVLAISTIAIVLIFEYTNGFHDAANIIATLIASRAMTPVQSVLLVAFFEFLGPLLGGTAVADTIGTFVSLGDIDRVLALTIVLCGLIGAIAWNLLTWWFGIPSSSSHALVGGLAGVVMVAAGSHHVAWGFSDLLHGHLSGVAKVIAALILSPIIGFGIGYLLHKIMLRLLRGAHPSINRDLRHLQYVTSAGLAFSHGANDGQKSMGILTLVLLLGGFIPTFAVPFWVIVACSLTITLGILSGGWQIVRTLGFSIYKIRPLHALDSQMTAASVIFSSSLFGAPVSTTHVVASSIMGIGASERPKAVRWGKATEIATTWVITIPGAALMSISCYLVIRAFV
- a CDS encoding DUF47 domain-containing protein; the encoded protein is MTKANPASKFLLARILDRVFPKVPDFFQMLTEQTLKVAHTVNLLVEYMEHNDPTVAEALKQNVHEADLIKVRNLHELNDAFSTPIDREDIYRAIVALDDIVMYCKTTVHEMDVLAVTSDQFMRDISHCIKEGVDALSKGYAKLGTSPASAAADADAARKAERHAEKKYRFALSTLFEGSDYVNMFKRREIYRHLTNAAHHMAQCANTLHDIVVKIS